In the Dyella humicola genome, CCATAGCTGGCCGAATGGCGGCGTGTGCACCGATGTCAATTCTTGCCCACCCCGGCCAGCAACGCTAGGCTGAGCATCCTTTCTGCGTGCGCGCCATGTCCGTCCGCTTCGCTCACCTTCATTTGCACAGCGAATACTCGCTGGTCGATTCGACCATCCGCATCAAGGCGCTGGTCGAGGCCTGCGTGCGCGAGGGTGTACCTGCGGTAGCGCTCACCGACGACAGCAACATGTTCGCGCTGGTGAAGTTCTATAAGGCGTGCAGCGCCGCCGGCATCAAACCGATCGGTGGCTGCGACCTGTGGGTCAGCGCACCGGATGATCCGCGACCCTGGCGTCTCACCCTGCTGTGCCAGAATCGCGAGGGTTATCTCAACCTGTCGCGTCTGGTCTCACGCGCCTGGCGCGAAGGCCAGCAGAGTGGCCGCGCACTGATCGACGCCGCCTGGCTGACCCCCGCGGCCACGCACGGCCTGATCGCCCTGCTCGGACGCGAGAGCGAGGCCGGTCGTATGGCGGTCAATCAGGGCGTGACGGCGGTGGCTGCGCGCTTGCGCCCGTTTGCCACGCAAATGGCCGACCGCCTCTACCTGGAACTGACCCGCTGCGGCCGCGACGGCGAGGAAAACTGGAACATCGCCGCCCTGGCCCTGGCCGCCGAGCTGGATTTGCCGGTCGTCGCCAGCAACGACGTGCGCTTTCTCAAGCAGGATGATTTCGAAGCCCACGAAGCGCGCGTGTGCATCAACCAGGGCCGCGTGCTGGCCGATCCCAAGCGCCCTCGCGACTACAGCGATCAGCAATACGTCAAAACGCCAGGCGAGATGGAGGCGCTGTTCGCGGATATTCCGGAGGCGCTGGAAAACACCATCGAGCTGGCCAAGCGCTGCACGCTGGAACTCAGCTTCGGCACCTACTACCTGCCCGACTTCCCGGTGCCGGAAGGCCACGACCTGGCCAGCTATATCCGCGAGATTTCGCGCGAGGGCCTGAAGGAGCGTCTCACGGTTGCGCCCCTGGCCGCCGGACGCACGCTGGCCGACTACGAAGCGCGACTGGAACGCGAGCTGGACGTCATCATCAAGATGGGCTTCCCCGGCTACTTCCTGATCGTGGCGGACTTCATCAACTGGGGTAAGCAGAACGGCATCCCGGTTGGTCCGGGCCGTGGTTCGGGTGCGGGTTCGCTGGTCGCCTGGGTACTGAAGATCACCGACCTCGATCCGTTGCAGTTCGAGTTGCTGTTCGAGCGCTTCCTCAATCCCGAACGCGTGTCGATGCCCGACTTCGACATCGACTTCTGCATGGATCGCCGCGACGAGGTGATCGACTACGTCGCGCGCAAGTATGGCCGCGACCACGTCAGCCAGATCATCACCTACGGTTCGATGGCGGCGAAGGCCGTGTTGCGCGACTCCGGCCGCGTGCTCGGCATGGGTTACAACCAGGTCGACCGCATCGCCAAGCTGATCCCGGCGCGGCCACTGGATCTCACCTTGTCGTGCGCGTTGGGCCGCTCGGAGAAGGCCAAGAAAGAACCCGATCGGGTGGTCAAGGAATTCTGCGAGCTGTACGAGCAGGACGAGGAAGCGAAAACGCTGATCGACCTCGCACTCAAACTTGAGAGCCTCACCCGCAACGCCGGCAAGCACGCCGGCGGCGTGGTGATCGCACCGACCCCGCTCACCGATTTCGCCCCCCTGTACTGCGAAGCGGGCGGCGGCGGCGTGGTGACCCAGTACGACAAGGACGACGTGGAAGCCGTCGGCCTGGTGAAGTTCGACTTCCTCGGCCTGCGCACGCTGACCATCATCGATTGGGCGGTGAAGGCGATCAACGCGCGTCGCGAGAAGACCGGCGAGGCCGCACTCGACATCTCCGCCTTGCCGCTGGACGATCCGGCGCCGTACGAGCTGTTGAAGAAAGCGCAGACGGTGGCGGTATTCCAGCTCGAATCCTCCGGCATGCAGCGCATGCTCAAGGACGCCAAGCCCGACCGATTCGAGGACATCATCGCGCTGGTGGCGCTGTACCGCCCCGGCCCGATGGACCTGATCCCCAGCTTCGTGGCGCGTAAGCACGGCCGCGAGCAAGTGGAATACCCCGACCCCCGCGTCGAGCCGATCCTGAAAGAGACCTACGGCATCATGGTCTATCAGGAGCAGGTGATGCAGATGGCGCAGATCGTGGGCGGTTATTCGCTCGGCGGCGCCGACCTGCTGCGTCGTGCGATGGGCAAGAAGAAACTCGAGGAAATGGCGAAGGAACGCGCCAAGTTCCGCGAGGGTGCCGCCAAGGACGGCCTCAGCGGCGAAAAGGCCGATTCCATCTTCGACCTGATGGAAAAATTCGCCGGCTACGGCTTCAACAAATCGCACGCGGCCGCTTACGCACTGGTGTCGTATCAGACAGCATGGCTGAAGGCGCACTACCCGGCCGAGTTCATGGCCGCGACGATCTCGTCGGACATGGACAACACCGACAAGGCGGTGACCTTCATCGCCGAGTCCGAGGCGATCGGCCTGAAGGTGCTGCCGCCGGATGTGAACGCCTCCGAATTCATGTTTGTCGCGGTCGAGCCCAAGGTGATGCGCTATGGCCTGGGCGCGATCAAGGGCGTGGGCCAAGGCGCCTGCGAGGCGATTGCGGACGAACGCAAGCGTGGCGGTGCGTACAAGGAGCTCACCGACTTCTGCCGCAGGGTCGATTCGACCAAGCTCAACCGCCGCGTACTGGAAGCCTTGATCCTGTCGGGCGCGCTCGACGCGCTCGCGCCTACGCGCGCCAGCCTGATGCTGCAACTGCCCAATGCCATGAAGGTGGCGGAGCAGCACCTGCGCGACAAGCAGTCCGGCCAGAACGATATGTTTGGCGCCTTCATGTCGGATAAAAGCGGGGTCAGCGCCGCTCCCGTCGTGCAGGTGGACCTGCCCACGGTGCCCGAATGGCCGCTAGAGCAGAAATTGCAGGGCGAGCGCGACACGCTCGGCCACTACCTGTCCGGCCATCCCACCGACCCCTGGAAGGACGAACTGGCCCAGCTATCGACCTGCCCACTCGGTGAAATCGCCGACCGTTACCAGCCACCCAAGCCGCGCAAGAATGACGACGGCGACAACAACCGCTTCCGCCGGGGCCCGGATACACCGTGGACGGTGGCCGGCATGGTCACCGCAGTGCGCAAGCGCGGCGAGAGCGATGCCTTCGTACGACTGGAAGACGGCAGCGGCGTCATCGAGGTGAGCTTCTTCGGCGAGCTATACCAGCAGGTGGCGCCGCTACTCACCCGCGACCAGATACTGGTGGTGGAAGGCGGCCTGCGCATTGACGATTTCTCCGGTGGCGGCTTCGCCTTGCGCGCGCGCAACGCCCTGTCCCTGGGAGATGCCTGTCGCCGCTACGCGCGCTTATTGCGATTGAAGCTGAATGGGGTGGGCCCCAGCTTCATCGAGGATCTGCGCCGCACCCTGTCGGGTTATCGCGGCGGGCGCGCCAGCGTGGTCCTGTACGGCTACCACAACCAGGCCGCCCAGGCGGATCTCGAGCTGGGAGAGGAATGGCGCGTGGACGCCATCCCCGAACTCCTACGCGCCATCCGCGCGGTGCCGGGGGTCGAGGCGGCCAGGTTGCGCATTGTGAAGAACGACGACCGTCCACGCGGCGATTGACCTCTCGTCAACCCGATCTACCTCACCGTCATCCCGGCAGCAGCCGGCATGACGGTGAGGGTGCCCCATACGCCCCCGTTCCCGTCTTTTTTCGCGGATCGGTATACTGCTCCGCTTCCGTGTTACG is a window encoding:
- the dnaE gene encoding DNA polymerase III subunit alpha, whose translation is MSVRFAHLHLHSEYSLVDSTIRIKALVEACVREGVPAVALTDDSNMFALVKFYKACSAAGIKPIGGCDLWVSAPDDPRPWRLTLLCQNREGYLNLSRLVSRAWREGQQSGRALIDAAWLTPAATHGLIALLGRESEAGRMAVNQGVTAVAARLRPFATQMADRLYLELTRCGRDGEENWNIAALALAAELDLPVVASNDVRFLKQDDFEAHEARVCINQGRVLADPKRPRDYSDQQYVKTPGEMEALFADIPEALENTIELAKRCTLELSFGTYYLPDFPVPEGHDLASYIREISREGLKERLTVAPLAAGRTLADYEARLERELDVIIKMGFPGYFLIVADFINWGKQNGIPVGPGRGSGAGSLVAWVLKITDLDPLQFELLFERFLNPERVSMPDFDIDFCMDRRDEVIDYVARKYGRDHVSQIITYGSMAAKAVLRDSGRVLGMGYNQVDRIAKLIPARPLDLTLSCALGRSEKAKKEPDRVVKEFCELYEQDEEAKTLIDLALKLESLTRNAGKHAGGVVIAPTPLTDFAPLYCEAGGGGVVTQYDKDDVEAVGLVKFDFLGLRTLTIIDWAVKAINARREKTGEAALDISALPLDDPAPYELLKKAQTVAVFQLESSGMQRMLKDAKPDRFEDIIALVALYRPGPMDLIPSFVARKHGREQVEYPDPRVEPILKETYGIMVYQEQVMQMAQIVGGYSLGGADLLRRAMGKKKLEEMAKERAKFREGAAKDGLSGEKADSIFDLMEKFAGYGFNKSHAAAYALVSYQTAWLKAHYPAEFMAATISSDMDNTDKAVTFIAESEAIGLKVLPPDVNASEFMFVAVEPKVMRYGLGAIKGVGQGACEAIADERKRGGAYKELTDFCRRVDSTKLNRRVLEALILSGALDALAPTRASLMLQLPNAMKVAEQHLRDKQSGQNDMFGAFMSDKSGVSAAPVVQVDLPTVPEWPLEQKLQGERDTLGHYLSGHPTDPWKDELAQLSTCPLGEIADRYQPPKPRKNDDGDNNRFRRGPDTPWTVAGMVTAVRKRGESDAFVRLEDGSGVIEVSFFGELYQQVAPLLTRDQILVVEGGLRIDDFSGGGFALRARNALSLGDACRRYARLLRLKLNGVGPSFIEDLRRTLSGYRGGRASVVLYGYHNQAAQADLELGEEWRVDAIPELLRAIRAVPGVEAARLRIVKNDDRPRGD